In Vitis vinifera cultivar Pinot Noir 40024 chromosome 11, ASM3070453v1, a genomic segment contains:
- the LOC100261221 gene encoding lachrymatory-factor synthase yields the protein MESAADQISDKHQPKWEGKACAEVAGCKAEQVWPLLEDFFGLNKWFPTLTTCLPVEGVSGQPGCTRYCAGFKTHANSGDVIMNWTKQKLLSIDPDELTFSYSIIDGNVGFNSYVSTVKVLPTEEGCSIEWRYEVEPVEGWTLGDLDSFIGSGLQVMAKRMEAALKADVVLEDEATLEVPVCQHTNPQC from the exons ATGGAGTCTGCTGCTGACCAAATTTCTGATAAGCACCAACCCAAATGGGAAGGCAAAGCTTGTGCGGAAGTAGCAGGCTGCAAAGCAGAACAAGTGTGGCCTCTCTTGGAAGACTTCTTTGGCCTGAACAAGTGGTTCCCAACTCTCACCACCTGCCTTCCTGTCGAAGGTGTTTCCGGCCAACCTGGCTGTACCCGTTACTGTGCTGGCTTTAAAACTCATGCCAACAGTGGTGATGTGATTATGAACTGGACTAAGCAAAAACTACTGTCGATTGATCCTGATGAACTCACTTTTAGCTATTCCATTATTGATGGAAATGTTGGGTTCAACTCATATGTGTCCACTGTTAAGGTGCTGCCTACTGAAGAGGGGTGCAGTATCGAGTGGAGGTATGAAGTTGAGCCAGTGGAGGGCTGGACACTGGGGGATTTGGATTCTTTTATTGGGTCAGGTTTGCAGGTCATGGCTAAGAGGATGGAAGCAGCACTCAAGGCTG ATGTAGTTCTGGAAGATGAAGCTACTCTTGAGGTTCCAGTGTGTCAGCACACCAACCCCCAATGCTGA